The Phyllostomus discolor isolate MPI-MPIP mPhyDis1 chromosome 4, mPhyDis1.pri.v3, whole genome shotgun sequence genome window below encodes:
- the ANKZF1 gene encoding ankyrin repeat and zinc finger domain-containing protein 1 yields MSPAPASAQAPMSVSLFDLNVDAPVLRGLSLVTRPPGETLAQALRTSCPGSEERASPERKPLQGPLDISGKLLCSTCDQTFQNHQEQREHYKLDWHRFNLKQRLKDKPLLSALDFEKRSSAGDLSSISGSEDSDSASEEDLQILQEEKPEFEKSNRSRGSCSHRVLFQNAQGQFLYAYRCVLGPRQVPPEEPELLLQNLQSGGPRHCVVLMAAAGHFAGAIYQGRDVVAHKTFHRYTVRAKRGTAQGLRDARGGACRSAGANLRRYNEATLYKDVRDLLAEPGWAKALGEAGTVLLRAPRSGRSLFFGGQGAPLQRGDPRLWDIPLATRRPTFKELQRVLHKLTTLHIHGEDPRETVRLASPQTHWKTMRERKKATKEENKVPSDENEALGQNEDSPEQGSGSEGEDAFQVELELVESTIGTLDLRECEILPKRRRRKRNKREKSRDLETGAHVTLPQQPREEVFSQPARAQAAPSEPSLEEDKVPGHSELWDMLLAACRAGDVGMLQTWLAASPIDPEVLSLLSAPLGSGGFTLLHAAAAAGRGSVVRLLLEAGADPTVQDSRTRPPYAVAADRSTRNEFRRFMEKHPDAYDYGKAQVPGPLTPEMEARQAMRKREQKAARRQREEQQRKQREQEEREQEEQRRFASLSDREKRALAAERRLAAQLGAPAPQIPDSAIANAQRCWSCGTSLQGLIPFHYLDFSFCSTRCLQEHRCRAGKPSS; encoded by the exons ATGTCGCCGGCTCCAGCTTCAGCCCAGGCTCCTATGTCGGTCTCCCTGTTTGATCTCAACGTGGATGCCCCGGTCCTTCGGGGCCTGAGCCTGGTGACGCGCCCTCCTGGGGAGACTCTGGCCCAGGCTCTGCGGACTTCCTGCCCAG GTTCAGAGGAGAGAGCAAGCCCAGAAAGAAAACCTCTCCAGGGTCCTTTGGATATTTCAGGGAAGTTACTTTGCTCAACCTGTGACCAGACCTTCCAGAACCACCAGGAACAG AGGGAACATTATAAGCTTGACTGGCATCGGTTTAACCTAAAGCAACGTCTCAAGGACAAGCCTCTTCTGTCTGCCCTGGACTTTGAAAAGCGGAGCTCCGCAG GAGATCTTTCCAGCATCTCAGGATCAGAAGACTCAGACTCAGCCAGTGAGGAGGACTTGCAGATACTACAAGAGGAGAAGCCTGAGTTTGAGAAGTCTAACCGATCCCGAGGCTCCTGCTCCCATCGGGTTCTTTTCCAAAACGCCCAGGGCCAGTTTCTTTATGCCTATCGCTGTGTCCTAGGCCCTCGCCAG GTGCCCCCAGAAGAGCCAGAACTGCTACTACAGAACCTGCAAAGTGGAGGTCCTAGACACTGCGTGGTACTCATGGCTGCGGCTGGGCACTTTGCCGGTGCCATTTACCAAGG AAGAGACGTGGTGGCACATAAGACCTTTCACCGCTACACAGTACGGGCCAAGCGCGGCACAGCCCAAGGACTTCGTGACGCCCGGGGCGGGGCCTGTCGCTCTGCAGGAGCGAACCTGAGGCGCTACAATGAAGCCACATTATATAAG GACGTTCGTGACCTgctggcagagccaggctgggctaaggcgctgggggaggctgggacaGTATTGCTGCGTGCCCCCCGCTCTGGCCGGTCCTTGTTCTTCGGAGGCCAAGGGGCACCCCTGCAACGGGGGGATCCCCGGCTTTGGGATATCCCCCTCGCTACCCGCAGACCCACCTTCAAAGAACTACAGCGTGTGCTCCATAAGCTGACCACCTTGCACATCCATG GAGAAGACCCCCGGGAGACAGTCAGGTTGGCCTCGCCTCAGACACACTGGAAGAcaatgagagagaggaagaaggctaccaaggaagaaaacaaggtcCCCAGTGACGAAAATGAGGCGCTGGGGCAGAACGAGGACTCTCCCGAACAGG GTTCAGGCTCAGAGGGAGAAGATGCCTTCCAGGTAGAGTTGGAGCTAGTAGAGTCGACAATTGGGACCCTGGATCTTCGTGAGTGTGAAATACTGCCCAAgcggaggaggagaaaaaggaataagAGGGAGAAAAGCCGAGACCTGGAGACTGGAGCACACGTGACCCTCCCCCAGCAACCTCGAGAAGAGGTCTTCTCACAGCCAGCTAGGGCACAGGCAGCCCCTTCGGAGCCTTCCCTGGAGGAGGACAAGGTCCCCGGTCATTCAGAGCTCTGGGACATGCTTCTCGCTGCTTGCCGAGCTGGAGATGTTGGGATGCTGCAAACCTGGCTAGCTGCCAGCCCCATAGACCCCGAAGTTCTGTCTCTGCTCAGTGCCCCCTTGGGCTCCGGTGGCTTCACCCTCCTGCATGCAGCAGCCGCAGCTGGGAGAGGTTCAGTGGTTCGCCTGCTGCTGGAGGCAGGTGCTGACCCCACCGTTCA GGACTCCCGGACCCGGCCACCATATGCCGTCGCAGCTGACAGATCAACACGGAATGAGTTCCGAAGGTTTATGGAGAAGCATCCAGATGCTTATGATTATGGCAAGGCTCAG GTGCCAGGGCCACTGACACCAGAAATGGAGGCACGGCAGGCTATGCGGAAAAGGGAGCAGAAGGCAGCCCGGCGGCAGCGGGAGGAGCAGCAGCGGAAGCAGCGGGAGCAGGAGGAGCGGGAACAGGAGGAGCAGCGGCGATTTGCCTCTCTGAGCGACAGGGAGAAG AGAGCTCTGGCTGCCGAGCGCCGACTAGCTGCCCAGTtgggagcccctgccccccagatcCCTGATTCTGCAATCGCCAATGCCCA ACGCTGCTGGAGCTGTGGGACATCCCTCCAAGGCCTCATTCCCTTTCACTACCTTGACTTCTCCTTCTGCTCCACACGCTGCCTGCAGGAGCACCGCTGCCGGGCCGGGAAGCCCTCCTCCTGA